Proteins from a genomic interval of Acetobacterium woodii DSM 1030:
- a CDS encoding chromate transporter, translating to MTKENRRKKFITVFMTFLKIGLFTFGGGYAMIPLIEYETVERHNWIKSEDILNIFAIAEATPGVIAINTATFVGYKVAGFWGSLLATLGVVIPSFVIISIIAVFFQQFQSLEWVAFAFKGIRAGVIVLILGAVVKMGKKGEYTPLTVLILLLAFCLASFTDINVIYLLVGGAVTGIIYQVWTARHYSDGKKGAGQK from the coding sequence GTGACAAAAGAAAATCGACGCAAAAAATTTATAACGGTATTTATGACTTTTTTAAAAATTGGATTATTTACATTCGGAGGTGGTTATGCCATGATTCCGCTGATTGAATATGAAACAGTCGAACGACATAATTGGATTAAAAGCGAAGATATTTTAAATATCTTCGCTATTGCCGAAGCAACCCCGGGGGTAATTGCCATCAACACGGCTACTTTTGTGGGTTATAAGGTAGCTGGTTTTTGGGGGTCATTATTAGCGACATTAGGCGTGGTGATCCCTTCATTTGTCATCATTAGCATTATTGCTGTTTTTTTTCAGCAGTTTCAAAGTCTGGAGTGGGTCGCTTTTGCTTTTAAAGGGATACGAGCTGGAGTTATCGTGCTGATTTTGGGAGCGGTGGTTAAAATGGGAAAAAAGGGCGAGTATACACCGTTAACAGTATTAATTTTGCTGCTCGCTTTTTGTTTGGCTTCTTTTACCGATATTAATGTCATTTATTTGCTTGTCGGTGGCGCAGTGACGGGGATAATTTATCAGGTATGGACAGCGCGGCATTACTCTGACGGAAAAAAAGGAGCGGGACAAAAATGA
- a CDS encoding chromate transporter has translation MIYLDLFITFFKIGLFTIGGGYAMIPLIQQEVVGHGWLTMTQLTDFIAVSESTPGSFAVNIATFVGTESGGILGALITTTAVVLPSFIIILFIAKAFNDFQENKWVKATLFGMRPVVIGLIASAVWLLMSNGFIQTGVEINSVGDFWGALNYSEIVIFMIGSFIYFRFKLHPIKLILISAGLGMLFFGVVPIFF, from the coding sequence ATGATTTATTTAGATTTGTTTATCACTTTTTTTAAAATTGGTTTATTCACAATTGGTGGCGGATATGCGATGATTCCGTTGATTCAGCAGGAAGTGGTCGGACATGGCTGGTTAACAATGACCCAGCTGACTGATTTTATTGCGGTGTCCGAGTCAACCCCGGGTTCTTTTGCAGTCAATATTGCGACGTTTGTCGGAACCGAAAGCGGTGGGATTCTCGGAGCTTTGATAACCACGACTGCGGTGGTATTGCCATCATTTATTATCATCTTATTTATTGCCAAAGCGTTTAACGATTTTCAAGAGAATAAATGGGTTAAAGCAACGCTTTTTGGAATGCGCCCAGTCGTAATCGGTCTAATTGCTTCGGCGGTGTGGCTGCTGATGTCTAACGGGTTTATCCAAACGGGGGTTGAAATTAATTCCGTTGGTGATTTTTGGGGAGCTTTGAACTATTCGGAAATTGTTATTTTTATGATCGGTAGTTTTATCTATTTTCGTTTTAAACTACATCCTATTAAATTGATTTTAATATCGGCAGGTTTGGGAATGTTATTCTTTGGAGTCGTGCCAATCTTTTTCTAA
- a CDS encoding FMN-binding protein, translated as MTIIICVLTAWLSVIFVVLLAIIYLLRIVNKGKRKSEFITKINRKLRNSHKIMGIAFVITAAIHGFFSSCKIWSLNFGTLCMMIGVVIGLTYMLRKVFPRKLTWIKPHRWLTAVLIVLLGLHIWEVGGIMGPEVFLNSAMREVENSVDVLYGSGSKVEAAEITADSTSSANTDTRSTTETTVPDSVTEKANLFLGTVDLKDGTYTGVADGYGPDLTVKVTVAGNVISTVQVVSHHEDGVSHYGRAIDAIPAAIVAQQTPVVDSISGATYTSDGIMKAVINALEPAVISGTLPSL; from the coding sequence ATGACGATTATTATTTGTGTCTTAACCGCCTGGTTGAGTGTAATTTTTGTAGTTTTGTTGGCTATTATATATTTGTTGCGAATCGTTAATAAAGGAAAAAGAAAAAGTGAATTTATCACCAAAATAAATAGAAAGCTAAGAAATTCCCATAAAATAATGGGAATCGCTTTTGTGATCACGGCTGCTATTCATGGATTTTTTTCATCCTGTAAGATTTGGTCATTGAATTTTGGGACGTTGTGCATGATGATTGGGGTTGTAATCGGATTAACCTATATGCTGAGAAAAGTATTTCCGAGAAAATTGACGTGGATCAAACCGCACCGGTGGTTAACCGCAGTGTTGATTGTTTTGCTGGGCTTGCATATTTGGGAAGTCGGCGGAATTATGGGACCGGAGGTATTTTTAAACAGCGCTATGAGAGAAGTTGAAAATTCGGTTGATGTGTTATATGGAAGTGGTTCAAAAGTGGAAGCGGCAGAAATTACAGCGGATTCAACAAGCAGCGCAAATACAGATACCCGTTCAACCACAGAAACGACGGTTCCTGATTCCGTGACTGAAAAAGCCAATCTTTTTTTAGGGACGGTAGATCTAAAGGATGGAACATATACCGGGGTAGCAGATGGGTATGGACCAGATTTGACGGTGAAGGTAACAGTAGCTGGAAATGTGATTAGCACTGTGCAGGTGGTATCACATCATGAAGATGGGGTTAGTCATTATGGACGTGCGATAGATGCGATTCCGGCAGCAATTGTAGCACAGCAGACGCCAGTGGTCGATAGTATTTCCGGCGCAACCTATACGTCGGACGGTATTATGAAAGCCGTTATTAATGCTCTCGAACCAGCGGTGATTTCAGGAACCTTGCCAAGTTTATAA
- a CDS encoding GNAT family N-acetyltransferase, with amino-acid sequence MKFELRDWKLDDAENIVRYANNPNVACNLRNSFPSPYTLDDAHFFIDQCMHRDQTKQSIKAIVVDNEAVGSVGLMLQDDVSSKTAELGYWLGEPFWGKGIMTKALIQTCENGFANFDIFRIYARPFVENIGSRKALEKAGLQLEGICKKAIFKNGKLTDYCMYAIIK; translated from the coding sequence ATGAAATTTGAATTAAGAGATTGGAAACTGGATGATGCTGAAAATATTGTGCGTTATGCAAATAATCCCAATGTAGCCTGTAATTTGAGAAATTCTTTTCCCTCGCCTTATACACTTGACGACGCCCATTTTTTTATTGACCAGTGTATGCACAGAGATCAGACAAAACAGTCGATTAAAGCTATTGTTGTGGATAATGAGGCAGTTGGTTCGGTGGGATTGATGTTACAAGATGATGTTAGCTCTAAGACTGCGGAGTTAGGATACTGGCTAGGAGAGCCATTTTGGGGTAAGGGGATTATGACAAAAGCCTTGATTCAGACCTGTGAAAATGGATTTGCCAATTTTGATATTTTTAGAATTTACGCTAGACCTTTTGTAGAAAATATCGGCTCCCGAAAAGCGCTCGAAAAGGCAGGCTTACAGCTGGAAGGAATTTGCAAAAAAGCAATCTTTAAGAATGGAAAATTAACGGATTATTGTATGTATGCGATCATTAAGTAA
- a CDS encoding iron-containing alcohol dehydrogenase produces the protein MQKALNTIKNVPYRTSQLVMKQAVQVLKIPIPPVLKGPGMVRRFPEIIKLSGVTKVLVVTDKPIYTMGLLDSFLCSLETNGIEAVVFDRVQPNPTFENIEDGLTMYYSANCNGVVAFGGGSPIDCAKIIAAKVTNRKSIEKMRGLLKLNHKLPPFFAIPTTSGTGSEASVCAVITDVKNHEKFSINDTRLVPMATVLDPELTTSLPPSLTATTGMDALTHAIEAYIGNYDTAFVKEKALTAAEIIINNLEPCYHNGQNLELRLKLAQASFDAGLAFTRAYVGNVHAIAHAMGGFYGVPHGLANAIVLPKILEFSRKAAEKKLAEMAFYCGLGEAMYDDESLSRLFIEKIKSMNSNMGIPTTIYALKASDIPELTKRILKEANPNYPVPRIMHYQECYDLLLQLCPETSHNN, from the coding sequence ATGCAAAAAGCCCTTAACACCATTAAAAATGTTCCTTATCGGACTTCTCAGTTAGTCATGAAACAAGCCGTTCAAGTTCTTAAGATTCCCATTCCACCAGTTCTAAAAGGTCCGGGAATGGTACGACGATTTCCAGAAATTATTAAGCTTTCCGGTGTAACCAAAGTTCTGGTTGTTACCGATAAACCAATATATACCATGGGTTTATTGGATTCCTTTTTGTGTTCTCTGGAAACAAACGGGATCGAAGCGGTTGTTTTTGATCGAGTTCAACCCAACCCTACTTTTGAAAATATTGAAGATGGTCTGACCATGTATTACAGTGCCAATTGCAATGGCGTTGTCGCCTTTGGGGGAGGCTCTCCCATTGACTGCGCTAAAATTATTGCCGCCAAGGTTACTAATCGAAAAAGCATTGAAAAAATGCGGGGATTGTTAAAACTGAATCATAAACTTCCGCCTTTTTTTGCCATCCCCACGACTTCTGGAACCGGTTCCGAAGCGTCTGTCTGTGCGGTTATTACCGATGTTAAAAATCATGAAAAATTTTCCATCAACGATACGCGTCTGGTTCCCATGGCCACCGTTCTGGACCCTGAGCTTACGACCAGTCTTCCGCCATCACTCACCGCAACCACCGGAATGGATGCACTGACCCATGCAATCGAAGCTTATATCGGCAATTATGATACGGCCTTTGTTAAAGAAAAAGCGCTGACTGCGGCGGAGATTATTATTAATAATCTTGAACCCTGTTACCACAATGGACAAAATCTTGAGCTGCGCTTAAAATTAGCTCAGGCATCATTTGATGCCGGTCTGGCTTTTACCCGTGCTTATGTTGGTAATGTCCATGCGATTGCCCATGCCATGGGCGGCTTTTATGGTGTTCCGCATGGTTTGGCAAATGCCATTGTCCTTCCCAAAATTCTGGAATTTTCCCGGAAAGCGGCCGAAAAAAAATTAGCCGAAATGGCTTTTTATTGTGGTTTAGGCGAAGCAATGTATGATGATGAAAGTCTCTCCCGACTTTTTATTGAAAAAATAAAATCGATGAACAGCAATATGGGCATCCCAACAACAATTTATGCCCTTAAAGCCAGCGATATTCCTGAGCTCACCAAACGAATTCTTAAGGAAGCGAACCCTAATTACCCGGTTCCACGAATTATGCATTATCAGGAATGTTACGATCTGTTGCTGCAACTTTGTCCGGAAACCTCCCACAACAATTAA
- a CDS encoding tetratricopeptide repeat protein codes for MNVNKLDLLFFLAQNGDDNAMLELADYYYLKSNKQDLSEEVFQMVKNYYYQLAGKGNDHAMATLGCLYYEGINLPQDFKQAKYWFEQAAEKNNALAINYLGYCHYYGRDLPVDFEKAYSYFAKAAQMGHHNGMYKLGDMYYNGHFVPKDATIAFFWFNQAEQAVDLESPEYPNIAYRIGHCLLLGTGVSKDLLLALSWLHKAEWGCYQLSQNGDAYAGLTLIRVHEDLALLRHQLALSNPYQHADLGTHNPLNNA; via the coding sequence ATGAACGTCAATAAACTGGATTTATTATTTTTTCTTGCCCAAAATGGCGATGACAACGCAATGCTGGAACTTGCTGATTATTATTATCTGAAGAGCAATAAACAGGACTTATCTGAAGAAGTTTTTCAAATGGTTAAAAATTACTATTATCAATTGGCCGGTAAGGGAAACGATCACGCCATGGCAACCCTTGGTTGTCTTTATTACGAAGGTATCAATCTTCCCCAGGATTTTAAACAAGCAAAATACTGGTTTGAACAAGCCGCTGAAAAAAACAATGCTCTGGCGATTAATTACTTGGGTTATTGTCATTATTATGGTCGGGATCTTCCCGTCGATTTTGAAAAGGCTTATTCTTATTTTGCCAAAGCCGCCCAAATGGGACATCACAACGGTATGTATAAACTTGGTGATATGTATTACAATGGTCACTTTGTTCCCAAAGATGCCACCATTGCTTTTTTTTGGTTCAATCAGGCAGAACAGGCTGTTGATCTTGAAAGCCCGGAGTACCCCAATATTGCCTATCGCATTGGCCACTGTCTCCTTCTGGGCACCGGGGTTTCCAAAGATTTACTACTGGCGCTTTCCTGGCTTCATAAAGCAGAATGGGGTTGTTATCAACTATCCCAAAACGGTGATGCCTATGCCGGCCTTACGCTGATCCGGGTCCACGAAGATCTCGCGCTTCTACGCCATCAATTAGCTTTGAGCAATCCTTATCAACATGCTGATCTTGGCACGCATAATCCCCTGAATAATGCCTAA
- a CDS encoding 2-oxoacid:ferredoxin oxidoreductase subunit beta: protein MKKATFTSTETAWCPGCGNHAILETLIGVLNQLETPPHQVVLVGGIGQAAKLNQYVTANGFSGLHGRALPAAVAIKIANDKLTVIVNTGDGDSYGEGGNHFIHNIRRNVDITHFVHDNQIYGLTKGQPSPTSDSCDLSHKTTACNMSAPFNPLLIAIATGATFVARSFSGDKEHLAKIMHAAIKHQGYSLVDILQPCVSFNKINTFAYYKKRVKPLDQSYDASNKLAAMEKAMEFGETIPIGILYQEQSPTYEEKRPELFDTIPLVDKQVSPEKIKKLIQGYI, encoded by the coding sequence ATGAAAAAAGCAACATTTACCAGCACTGAAACAGCATGGTGTCCCGGTTGCGGCAACCATGCTATTCTCGAAACCCTCATCGGGGTTTTAAATCAGTTGGAGACACCACCCCACCAGGTTGTTCTGGTTGGTGGTATTGGTCAAGCCGCCAAATTGAATCAATATGTCACGGCCAACGGCTTTAGCGGATTACACGGTCGGGCCCTTCCCGCTGCGGTTGCCATTAAAATTGCCAATGATAAACTGACTGTGATTGTCAATACCGGCGACGGTGATTCTTACGGCGAAGGCGGCAATCACTTTATTCATAACATTCGCCGTAATGTCGATATTACCCACTTTGTTCACGACAACCAAATTTACGGACTTACCAAAGGTCAACCTTCACCAACCTCAGATTCCTGTGATCTGTCTCACAAAACCACGGCCTGTAACATGAGCGCTCCGTTTAATCCGCTCCTGATTGCCATTGCCACTGGCGCCACTTTTGTTGCCCGATCCTTTTCCGGTGACAAAGAGCACCTGGCCAAAATAATGCATGCGGCCATCAAACATCAAGGTTACTCACTGGTGGATATTCTTCAGCCTTGCGTCAGCTTTAATAAAATAAACACTTTCGCTTATTATAAAAAACGGGTTAAACCACTTGATCAATCCTATGATGCCAGCAATAAACTGGCCGCGATGGAAAAAGCCATGGAATTTGGCGAGACCATCCCGATTGGTATTTTATATCAGGAGCAATCGCCCACCTATGAGGAAAAACGTCCCGAGCTTTTTGACACGATCCCATTAGTTGATAAACAGGTTTCTCCGGAAAAAATTAAAAAGCTGATTCAAGGTTATATTTAA
- a CDS encoding 2-oxoacid:acceptor oxidoreductase subunit alpha has translation MYNILLGGAAGDGIETMSSLLEKILKQSGCHLFTMRDFMSRVRGGHNFAQIRFSNVPINAHRDMLDGIFAIDETTYLEHQPQLSENGFILCDESLAIDDPRVLKLPLKDIAKTIGNPKVISSVAIGALLKIFNLSLEHANTALKASLRSDLIDINLSALQQGFDLTTPRFSLKAAKTADYILLSGNTAIGLGALAAGMKFYSAYPMSPSTSLLEFFNAHGDEMEIAVEQAEDEIAAINMAIGASYAGVPAMTGTSGGGFSLMVEALGFTGIAEIPLVAVDVQRPGPATGLPTRTEQSDLKFVISASQGEFPRMVIALTDHSDCFYQAARSFSLAWKYQIPVILLTDQYLADSATTIPLLDSSAVITYQAPELAPLSDDEPYRRYALTESGISPSRIPGKTEALVRIDSDEHDEFGQITESATVRNQMVQKRMSKLDLLKEELIEPEFWGANQCQSLLVGFGSTSGAIKEAVDLLNAKEMNYGALIFGDIYPLPTKRLKHFATQVIEIINVEQNATGQLASLIREETLISCHHSILKYDGRQLSVDDILMGIKNLKGGF, from the coding sequence ATGTATAACATACTTTTAGGTGGAGCAGCCGGCGACGGCATTGAAACAATGTCTTCACTCTTAGAAAAAATATTGAAACAATCGGGCTGCCATCTTTTTACCATGCGTGATTTTATGTCTCGGGTGAGAGGTGGTCATAATTTTGCTCAAATTCGCTTTAGCAATGTCCCTATTAATGCCCATCGAGATATGCTCGATGGTATTTTTGCCATTGATGAAACGACCTATCTGGAACACCAGCCACAACTTTCTGAAAATGGTTTTATTTTATGTGACGAATCACTGGCGATCGATGATCCGCGCGTACTTAAACTACCCTTAAAAGATATTGCCAAAACAATTGGCAACCCAAAGGTAATCAGCAGCGTGGCGATTGGCGCACTGCTCAAAATTTTCAATCTTTCCCTCGAACATGCAAATACGGCGCTTAAAGCCAGCTTGCGTTCCGATCTCATTGACATTAACTTAAGTGCGTTACAGCAAGGGTTCGATTTAACCACCCCACGCTTTAGTCTTAAAGCGGCGAAAACCGCAGATTATATTCTGTTGTCCGGAAATACAGCTATCGGACTTGGCGCTTTAGCCGCCGGCATGAAATTTTATTCGGCTTATCCGATGTCACCGTCAACCAGTCTGTTGGAATTTTTTAATGCTCATGGGGATGAAATGGAGATCGCTGTCGAACAAGCTGAAGATGAAATCGCCGCCATTAACATGGCCATTGGTGCTTCTTATGCCGGTGTTCCCGCCATGACAGGCACTTCCGGCGGTGGCTTTTCACTGATGGTGGAAGCGCTTGGTTTTACCGGGATTGCCGAAATTCCGTTAGTTGCCGTCGATGTTCAGCGTCCCGGGCCAGCAACCGGACTTCCCACCCGAACTGAACAAAGTGATTTAAAATTTGTTATTTCTGCTTCACAGGGTGAATTCCCCCGGATGGTCATTGCTTTAACTGATCATTCTGATTGTTTTTATCAGGCGGCACGAAGTTTTTCTCTGGCCTGGAAATATCAGATCCCAGTGATTCTTTTAACTGACCAATACCTGGCGGATTCTGCAACCACTATTCCACTCCTTGATAGCAGTGCCGTTATCACGTATCAGGCGCCTGAATTAGCGCCCCTTTCTGACGATGAGCCTTACCGTCGTTATGCTTTAACTGAAAGCGGTATTTCGCCGTCCCGTATTCCCGGTAAAACTGAAGCTCTGGTTCGTATTGATAGCGATGAACACGATGAATTTGGACAAATTACCGAATCGGCAACCGTTCGAAACCAGATGGTACAAAAACGGATGTCCAAGTTAGATTTGCTAAAAGAAGAATTGATTGAACCGGAATTTTGGGGTGCCAATCAATGTCAGTCTTTATTGGTTGGTTTTGGTTCCACCAGCGGCGCCATTAAAGAAGCCGTTGACTTGCTTAATGCTAAAGAAATGAATTATGGAGCACTGATTTTTGGTGATATTTATCCCCTGCCAACCAAGCGGCTCAAACACTTTGCCACCCAAGTGATTGAAATAATAAACGTCGAACAAAACGCTACGGGACAACTGGCTTCGCTCATTCGTGAAGAAACACTAATCAGCTGCCACCATAGTATTCTCAAATATGACGGCCGCCAATTATCAGTGGATGATATTTTAATGGGCATCAAAAATCTTAAAGGAGGTTTCTAG
- a CDS encoding 1-propanol dehydrogenase PduQ produces the protein MRFFQVKPAIYYGEGSLKQIEKHNFKNVCIATDQGMVKFGLLKRLTDELDAKGVSYHVFADIESDPSTEIVEKGLMHIIMNKPDALIAIGGGSVIDAAKAIIFYCVNFKRIFFEDQYVHKPMFIAIPTTAGTGSEVTEYAVITDKQKNTKIPLTDILMMPDEAILDPKLIESVPAGATAATGMDVMTHAIEAFISTNNNPFARCYANKAAELVFRSLYPSYLNGSDLEAKGSMQIASCMAGIAFNSAGLGITHSIAHAFGAMFHLPHGLANAIALPYMIQFNGQDEKVQHQFARLLSGSGILNVSGNATETLYNSIVSLNASLNIPVSLKAFGVTEEAYLNAREEMMDKAMADICTTTNPVKMTRDKLKGVMDQAYYGV, from the coding sequence ATGCGATTTTTTCAAGTGAAACCGGCAATTTATTATGGGGAAGGTTCCCTGAAACAAATTGAGAAACATAATTTTAAAAATGTGTGTATCGCCACTGACCAGGGAATGGTCAAATTTGGATTATTAAAGCGATTAACGGATGAACTGGATGCAAAAGGGGTTAGTTATCATGTGTTTGCAGACATCGAATCAGATCCATCCACCGAGATTGTGGAAAAAGGGTTAATGCATATCATCATGAATAAACCAGACGCCCTGATTGCGATTGGCGGTGGCTCGGTTATCGATGCAGCCAAAGCGATTATTTTTTATTGTGTTAATTTTAAGCGGATCTTTTTTGAAGATCAATATGTTCATAAACCGATGTTTATTGCGATTCCAACAACCGCCGGAACCGGTTCAGAGGTTACCGAATATGCGGTTATTACGGATAAACAAAAAAATACTAAAATTCCCTTAACGGATATCTTAATGATGCCGGATGAAGCGATATTAGATCCCAAACTGATTGAAAGTGTTCCGGCCGGGGCTACCGCGGCTACGGGAATGGATGTTATGACTCATGCGATTGAAGCGTTTATTTCAACCAACAATAATCCCTTTGCCCGTTGTTATGCGAACAAAGCGGCCGAACTGGTTTTTAGAAGTTTATATCCAAGTTATCTGAATGGGTCGGATCTCGAAGCAAAAGGAAGCATGCAGATCGCTTCTTGTATGGCCGGGATTGCCTTTAACAGTGCCGGCTTGGGGATTACCCATAGTATTGCCCACGCTTTTGGTGCGATGTTCCATTTGCCACACGGTTTGGCAAATGCGATTGCATTACCCTACATGATTCAATTTAATGGCCAGGATGAAAAAGTTCAGCATCAATTTGCCCGGCTTTTGAGCGGCTCCGGTATTTTAAATGTATCGGGAAACGCCACAGAGACATTATATAACAGTATTGTTTCATTAAATGCTTCATTAAACATCCCTGTTTCGCTAAAAGCATTTGGGGTAACCGAAGAAGCATATCTGAATGCCCGCGAAGAGATGATGGATAAAGCGATGGCTGATATCTGTACGACGACCAATCCGGTAAAAATGACCAGAGATAAGCTAAAAGGGGTTATGGATCAAGCTTATTATGGCGTTTAA
- a CDS encoding LysR family transcriptional regulator produces MDTQLLKTFIQLSSTRNFTQTANLLFVAQSTVTNRINELEKNLGQQLFLRDNKKVSLTAAGQSFLGYAKRLLELEETAIAEINGPDLTRKLIRFGTTNSIYENYLFSIIHPIFSNDIHTSIKVIINHSFELLTFLQDGLIDIAFTYIPFKKSGYRCTPFKEDQLILVTSPRNSDFSNGLYQKDLASLDYLFCNFALHQVGSFIRELFPPHHQFKFEIDNSSKLIPFLLSGIGYSFLPESLVSQYLADHSLILIPLLDFNTPTIKSYYSYRSDHYPIIDSIFSAAFN; encoded by the coding sequence ATGGATACGCAACTATTAAAAACATTTATTCAATTATCATCAACTCGAAATTTTACCCAAACTGCCAATCTCCTTTTTGTCGCCCAATCAACCGTCACCAACCGCATTAATGAATTAGAAAAAAATCTGGGCCAACAACTTTTCCTGAGAGATAACAAAAAAGTCTCTTTAACCGCCGCCGGACAATCATTTTTAGGTTATGCCAAACGCTTACTCGAATTGGAGGAAACCGCCATCGCCGAAATTAATGGGCCTGACTTAACGCGTAAATTGATTCGTTTTGGCACCACAAACTCCATTTACGAAAACTATTTATTCTCGATTATTCATCCCATTTTTTCGAATGATATCCATACCTCAATCAAAGTTATCATCAATCATTCTTTTGAATTGCTCACTTTTTTGCAAGATGGTTTAATCGATATTGCCTTTACTTATATTCCTTTTAAAAAAAGTGGTTATCGTTGTACGCCGTTTAAAGAAGATCAGTTGATCCTTGTGACAAGCCCCCGCAACAGTGATTTTAGCAACGGCCTTTACCAAAAAGATTTAGCTTCGCTGGATTACCTCTTTTGTAATTTTGCCCTTCATCAGGTGGGGTCATTCATCCGCGAATTATTTCCCCCTCACCATCAATTCAAATTCGAAATCGATAACAGCAGTAAATTAATTCCCTTCTTATTGTCCGGGATCGGGTATAGTTTTTTACCTGAAAGTTTGGTCTCTCAATATCTGGCTGATCACTCACTGATCTTGATCCCCTTATTGGATTTTAATACCCCCACAATCAAAAGCTATTATTCATACCGATCTGATCATTACCCGATCATTGATTCAATTTTTTCAGCCGCCTTTAATTAA
- a CDS encoding methyltransferase domain-containing protein: MEDWNVKLYHQYEKERLQPSIDLVNRIAKDSFNRIIDIGCGSGMSTLPLRKRFKKAEIVGVDLSAAMLEKAKETISDVTWLKRDCSKPMNDLGKFDLVFSNAALQWFENQAAVIKNLSEMLVSEGLLAIQIPYFSDMIISDCIDEVVQTDDTAVFNEIAMETCNCYAPGFYYDELTKWFNKVELWQTNYFHVMDDHQAIIKFCQSTGLRPYLERLAENEKDDFLKSVLNGVKKSYPVQKNGCVLFEFKRMFFIAEK, from the coding sequence ATGGAAGATTGGAATGTCAAATTATATCATCAATACGAAAAGGAACGGTTGCAACCGTCGATTGATTTGGTAAATAGAATTGCCAAAGACTCATTTAACCGGATAATTGATATCGGATGCGGCTCGGGCATGAGTACATTACCGCTTCGGAAGCGATTTAAGAAGGCTGAAATTGTAGGCGTGGATTTATCAGCAGCGATGCTTGAAAAAGCCAAAGAAACGATCAGTGATGTGACCTGGCTAAAAAGAGATTGCAGTAAACCGATGAATGATTTAGGAAAATTTGATCTGGTTTTTTCCAATGCTGCCTTGCAATGGTTTGAAAACCAGGCGGCGGTGATAAAAAATTTAAGTGAGATGTTGGTTTCCGAAGGATTATTGGCGATCCAGATTCCTTATTTTTCGGATATGATTATCTCCGATTGTATTGATGAAGTGGTGCAAACCGATGATACGGCAGTCTTTAATGAAATCGCAATGGAAACCTGTAATTGTTACGCACCGGGATTTTATTATGATGAATTGACTAAGTGGTTTAACAAAGTTGAATTATGGCAAACAAATTATTTTCATGTGATGGATGATCATCAAGCGATTATAAAATTTTGTCAGAGTACCGGCTTAAGACCTTATTTGGAAAGGCTAGCTGAAAATGAAAAAGATGACTTTTTAAAAAGCGTGTTAAATGGCGTTAAAAAAAGTTATCCGGTTCAAAAAAATGGTTGTGTATTATTTGAATTCAAACGGATGTTTTTTATCGCTGAAAAATAA
- a CDS encoding permease, whose protein sequence is MTMTIIFYGLAAVGLILSLLKNKAKTKLALKKALKAFENILPQFLGIILLIGVILSILSPQQISQLIGTNSGWWGVLIATILGSITLIPGFLAFPLAAALLENGAGYMQIGAFVSSLMMVGIVTMPVEFLYFGKKATFLRNGMGLLFSLLVASVIGGLMT, encoded by the coding sequence ATGACCATGACAATTATCTTTTACGGATTAGCGGCGGTTGGATTAATCCTTTCTTTGCTTAAGAACAAAGCAAAAACAAAGTTGGCGTTAAAAAAAGCCCTGAAAGCTTTTGAAAATATTTTGCCCCAGTTTTTGGGAATTATTCTCTTGATTGGCGTGATTCTCAGTATCTTATCACCGCAGCAGATTTCGCAGTTAATTGGGACGAATTCAGGGTGGTGGGGTGTTCTCATCGCCACTATCCTGGGATCAATCACCTTAATTCCGGGATTCCTGGCATTTCCATTAGCCGCGGCGTTATTGGAAAACGGTGCCGGTTATATGCAAATTGGAGCTTTTGTTTCCAGTTTAATGATGGTGGGGATTGTGACTATGCCGGTTGAATTTTTATATTTCGGGAAAAAAGCGACTTTTTTGAGAAATGGCATGGGTTTACTTTTTTCGCTTCTTGTTGCTAGCGTGATTGGAGGATTAATGACATGA